A segment of the Fusobacterium ulcerans genome:
TGACAGGACTTCCAATAGGTGGAGGAAAAGGAGGAAGTGACTTTAACTCTACAGATAAATCAGACAGAGAGATAAAAAGATTCTGCGAGAGCTTTATGACAGAACTTTATCGTCATATAGGACCAGATAAAGACGTTCCAGCAGGGGATATAGGTGTAAGTGGAAGAGAGATAGGATATCTTTTTGGACATTACAGAAGAATAAAAGGTGCTTATGAAAATGGAGTACTTACTGGAAAAAATCAAAATTATGGTGGAAGTAAAATAAGACCAGAGGCAACTGGATATGGAGTAACTTATTTCATTCAAGAGATGTTAAAAGATATGGGAGAATCTATTGAAGGAAAAATTGTAGCTATATCAGGATATGGAAATGTTGCATGGGGAGCTGCTAAGAAAATGGCAGAGCTTGGAGCAAAGGTAGTTACTATTTCTGGTTCTAAAGGATATGTATATGATCCTGATGGAATAAAAGGTGAAAAAGTAGATTATATGCTTGAAGTAAGAGGAAATAAAGATGTATCTTTAAAAGATTTTGCTGAGAAATTTAACCTTGAATACTTTGAAGGGAAAAAACCTTGGGAAAGAAAAGTTGATATAGTTGTTCCATGTGCTATTCAAAATGAAATACTTCTTGAAGATGCTCAAAAAATAGTTGAAAATGGAGTAAAAATAGTTTGTGAGGGAGCTAATATGCCATGCAGTGCTGAAGCTATTGAACTATTTGAAAAACATGGAATTGGATTTGGAGCTGCAAAAGCTGCTAATGCTGGAGGAGTTGCAGTATCAGCTTTAGAAATGTCTCAAAATAGTTTGAGATATCAATGGTCTGAAGAGGAAGTAGACAGCAAACTTCATGACATAATGAAAGATATTTACAAAAAATCTAAAGAAATGAGTGTTCAATATAATGTAAGTTTAGCTAAAGGTGCAAATATAGCTGGATTTAAAAAAGTTGCAGACACTATGTTAATGCAGGGAAATTATTAATTTGAAATAGAAAAGAACTAAGATAGAGAGCAGTTCATTTGGATTGCTCTCTTCTTGCATAGATAAAATGGCGGTGAAATTATGTATAAAATAGTAGAAAAGAAATGGCTTACACCAATCATCTGTTATATGGATGTAGAAGCACCTGATCTGGCAGCATCAGCTCAGCCGGGGCAGTTTCTTATCATTAAGACAGATGCTAAGGGGGAACGTATCCCTTTGACTATATGCGACTATGACAGGAAAAAAGGAACAGTAGCTATTGTTTTTCAAGTGCTTGGAGAGAGTACTAAGAAAATGGGAGAATTTGAAAAGGGAGAATATTTTGCTGATGTAGTAGGTCCTCTTGGACAGCCAAGCGAGCTTATACATACAGATATGGAAGAGCTGAAAAAGAAAAAATATCTCTTTGTAGCTGGGGGAGTAGGAACAGCTCCAGTATACCCACAAGTAAAATGGATGAAAGAAAATGGTATAGATGCTGATGTAATAATTGGTACAAGAAGCAGAGATACTTTAATATTTGAAGATGGAATGAAATCTGTATCAGGTAATCTCTATGTATGTACAGATGATGGAACATATGGGAGAAAAGGAATGGTTACAGATGTAATAGACGACCTTTTAAAAGAAGGAAAGCATTATGATCATGCTATTGTAATCGGACCTATGATAATGATGAAGTTTGCATCTAAAAAATGCAGAGAAAATAATATTCCAAATACAGTAAGTCTAAATCCTTTAATGGTAGATGGAACTGGAATGTGTGGTGCATGCAGAGTAACAATAGAGGGAAGAGTCAAATTTGCCTGTGTAGATGGACCGGAATTTGATGGAGATCAAGTAAACTTTGATGAAGCAATGAGAAGACAGAATATGTATAAGACAGAAGAGGGAAGAAATATTCTCATGATAGAAGATGGAGAAACTCATCACAACCCTTCTTGTCCTAATCATGAAATAGTAGTGGATAAAAAGAAAAGAGTACCTGTGAGAGAGCAGGAACCTGATATAAGAAACAAGAACTTTGAAGAAGTATGTTACGGATATAACATGGAGGAGGCTCAGGCAGAAGCTTCAAGATGCATCAACTGTAAAAATCCTCTATGTGTGCAGGGATGTCCTGTATCAATAGATATACCAGCTTTTATTAAAAAGATAAAAGAAGGAGATATGGCAGGAGCAGGAAGAATAATAGCTGAATACTCAAATCTTCCAGCAGTATGTGGAAGAGTATGTCCACAGGAAACTCAATGTGAAGGAAAATGTATACTAGGAATAAAAGGTGAGCCTGTATCTATTGGTAAATTAGAGAGATTCGTAGGAGACTGGGTAATAGCCAATGGAATAGAATATGAGATAAAAGAAAAGAATAACAAGAAAGTTGCAGTCATAGGAGGAGGACCAGCAGGACTTACAGCAGCAGGAGACTTGGCTAAGATGGGATATGATGTAACTATTTATGAAGCGCTTCACAAACTGGGAGGAGTATTAAGCTATGGGATTCCAGAGTTCAGACTTCCAAAGGAAAAAGTAGTGGATAAGGAAATAGAAAATCTGTATAAGCTGGGAGTAAAAGTAGTAACTAATGCTGTAGTAGGAAGAACTTTTACAATAGATGAACTCTTGGACAGAAAGGGATTCTCAGCAGTATTCATAGGAAGCGGAGCAGGACTCCCAAGATTTATGAATATCCCCGGAGAAAACTATAATGGGGTAATATCAGCAAATGAATTTTTAACAAGGGTAAACCTTATGAGAGCTAATAAATCTGATTATGCAACACCTATAAAAATAGGTAAGAGAGTAATAGTAGTAGGTGGAGGAAACGTTGCTATGGATGCTGCCAGAACTGCTAAGAGGCTGGGAGCAGATACAACAGTAGTCTACAGAAGAGGAGAAGCAGAACTACCAGCTAGAAGAGAAGAGGTAGAACATGCTAAAGAAGAGGGAATTAAATTCCATTTTCTAGTATCACCTACAGAAGTAGTTGGAGATGAAAAAGGCTGGGTAAAAGAGATCAAATGTATAAGAATGGAGCTTGGAGAACCAGATGAAAGTGGTAGAGCAAAATTCTCACCAATAGAGAACAGCGAATTTATAATAGAAGCAGAAACAGTAATAATGTCACTGGGAACATCACCAAATCCACTTATAGCTTCAACAACAGAAAACCTTAAAGTCAATAGATGGAAGGGAATAGAAGCAGAAGAGGAAACTGGAAGGACTTCAAGAGAGGGAGTATTTGCAGGGGGAGATGCAGTAACAGGAGCAGCTACAGTAATACTTGCAATGGAAGCAGGAAAGAAAGCAGCAGCAGAAATAGATAATTATTTGAAAAATAAATAAAAAAAGTGGTGACTGAATAGGTCACCATATTTTTATATTACATGAGTTAAAGGCATTAAAATAATACCTGCAAAAGTAGCTATTAATGCTTCTTTAGTGTACCCATACTGTCTAGAACTTGGAAGAAGTTCTTCAATAGCTATGTAAAGCATAATTCCTGAAATAACTCCAAATATCATTCCTAGAGTAAGATCATTAATATAAGGCTTTAATATTAGGAAAGCTAAAGTAGCTCCAATCGGCTCTGCTATTCCTGATAAAAAAGTATACTTAAAAGCTTTCATCTTGCTTCCAGTAGCAAAATAAATAGGCATAGCTACAGAGATTCCCTCTGGAATATTGTGCATAGCTATAGCCAAAGCAATAGAGATACCTAAAGTCATATTTTCATAACCAGCCATAAATGTTGCTATTCCTTCTGGAAAGTTATGAAGCCCTATTGCCAGAGTAGATACAAACCCAACTCTGAAAAGATTTTCATGCTGTTTTCCATCTCCATGAGGTTCATTTTCATGGGGAACAAATTTATCCAGCATAGCTGCCAATAGCACTCCTATAAGAAGGAATATGACTCCCAAAACTACGCCCATTTTGTCTCCAGCATATGCTGCTAAAAGAATATTTGCATTAGGCATAAGATCAGTAAAAGATACACTTATCATAACTCCCCCAGCAAATCCTAATGAAATAGTTACCAGTTTTTCACTTTTTTTGTTAGTTAAAAATATTATGAAAGCCCCAAGCAGTGTTGACATTCCAGCTAAGAAAGATAAAATCAATGCTCTTGTCGCTGCTACATCTTCAAACATTTATTCACTTCCTTTCTTTAAATTACGAGATTTTATATATTATTACAAAAAATACCTCATAATTCCTTTATAATTTATTAATCATTTTTTAAAAGTTCATAGCTGCTTGAAATAGTTGGCATCTTTAAAACATCAAGCATTCTCTCAAGAAGAACCCCTTCTCTGTTTGGATATTTGAATCCATAACTTGCCAGTATACATTGAGTAATGAACTGAACTCCTCTTTCTATAGCAATAGGAAGACTGTCTCCTTGCAGAAGGCTTCCTATAACAACGCTTGTATAAGCATCTCCAGTACCTGGATAAGAAGCAGGAATATATTTACAGCTTACTTTCCAGAAAACATTATTTTCTCTGTCATAAGCTACAACATTTGTTTTTCTGTCAGTAGAATGAGAATCTTCATCAGGAACACTTGTAGCTATTACTATTTTTGGTCCCATAGCTGCCAGCTCAATAAGCCATTCTTTCACTTCAGATTCACTTATTTCTTTTTTGTATTCCTTATCTAAAAGAAAAGTAACCTCTGTAAAGTTAGGAGTGATTATATCAGCCTTTCCAATTAGCTTTTTCATTTCCTCTACCATCTCGTTTCCCATTGTTCCATAAAGTCTTCCATTATCTCCTAGTACTGGATCTATAACAGTAAGATTATTTTTATGTCCAAAGAAATCTACAAAGTCAGCTACTATTTTTATTTGTCTAGGAGACCCTAAGAATCCAGAGTATATACAATCAAATTCAAGTCCTAGCTTTTTCCAGTGAGCTATATGCTGTTCCATGTAATCAGTAAGATCAAGGAAGCTAAATCCTTCAAATCCTCCAGTATGAGTAGAAAGTACTGCTGTTGGAACAGGACATACCTGTAATTTCATGCTTGAAAGTATGGGTATAATACTTGTTAATGAAGATCTTCCATAACCAGAAAGATCATGAATAGCTGCTACTTTTTTTACTATATTATCCATTTTATTCCCCTTTTATTTTAGTTTGTATATTTTTATTTCGCTATAATTTTATTTTAAGATTATTTATTTCCATAATTATTATACAATATTTTGCTGAAATAAGCTATAAGAGAGTAAAAAAAGCTATTTACAAGAAGTTTTCTATTTTTTATTTTATCTTTATTCCAATAATCAGAGCTATGTCCATAGTTTGAGTTATACTGAGCTGCATGCCTCGTAATTCACTGTAATTATCTGATACTCTTATATTTTCTATAATACAGCTAGAAAAATCAATTCCCTTCAAAGGAGTCTTAAAAAAGTCTGTATTAGAAAAATTTACATTGTCTAATTTGATTTTTTTCATTTTTATTTCAGAGAGGAAGCCATAATTAAAGAAACTATCTCTGATATTCATACTCACCCAAAGAGAGTTGGAATAGTTAGCATAGAAAAAAGAGCTTTTGTTTATATCAATATTTTTAAATATACTTTGGTTAAAATCACATCCATCACCATTACAGTCAGTAACAGTGCTTGAGTTCCAATAAGATGAAATAAATTTACAATTTTTAAAACTGCATTTAGTCATCTCTACATGAGAAAAAGAAGAATTTGTAAAATCACAATTTTCAAATTTACATTCTTGAAATATGCTATTTTCAAAATCGATTCTTTTTAGATTCATATTAGCAATAGACTCTTGGTAATATTCTCCACAAACTGAAATTTCCTCTTCAATAGCTTTAAGTATATCCTGCTCCAGCATAATAACTCCTTTTTATTAATATATTTATTCAACTTATTATACCATAAAAAAAGAGACTGACCAGAGGTCAGTCTCAAAAATACTTAGATATTTAAATCTTTATTATTTTTTTTCAGAAGCAAAGTCCATAGAAGCAAGTCTGTTATATTGTCTCCATCTTCTTTGAGCTTCAAATTTGTTTAATTCAAATAGTTCTTTAGCGTGAGCTGGGTTAGCTTTAGAAAGAGTAGCGTATCTTACTTCTCCTAATAAGTACTCTTCATATTTATCCCAGTTAGGTTCTTTAGAATCTATTTGTAATGGGTTTTTACCTTCTGCTTCAAGAGTTGGATTGTATCTGAAGATTGGCCAGTATCCACATTCAGTAGCAAGTTTCATCTCGTTTTGAACTTTAGACATACCTTTCTTTAATCCGTGGTTGATACATGGAGCATAAGCTATGATTAGAGATGGGCCATTATATGCTTCAGCCTCTTTAAGAGCTTTTAGGTATTGTTGTTGATTTGCACCCATACAAACTTGTGCAACATAGATATGTCCATAAGACATAGCTATAGCAGCAAGGTCTTTTTTCTTAACTGATTTACCAGCAGCAGCGAATTTTGCAATTGCTCCTGTAGGTGTTGATTTAGAAGCTTGTCCTCCAGTATTAGAGTAAACTTCTGTATCTAGAACTACAATGTTTATATCTTCATTAGAAGCTAAAACGTGGTCAACTCCACCATAACCGATGTCATATGCCCAACCGTCTCCTCCGAAGATCCATTGAGATTTTTTGATTAAGTATTGTTTTAAGCTTAAGATTTCTTTACAGATTTCACAGTCTTTTCCTTCAAGAGCAGCAATTATTTTAGCTGAAACTTCTTGAGTTTTAGCAGCTGATGATCTGTTTTCAATCCATTCTTTGAATAGTTCAGCAACTTCTGCTGGAACTTTATCCATATTTACTTCCATTATGTTTTGAAGTCTATCTCTCATAGCTTCAACTGCAACGTGCATTCCCATTCCGAATTCAGCATTGTCTTCGAATAGAGATGAAGCCCATGATGGTCCATGTCCATTTTTGTTAGTTGTATATGGAGTAGCAGGAGCAGATCCACTGTATATTGAAGAACATCCAGTAGCATTAGCTATCATCATTCTGTCTCCGAATAATTGAGTGATTGCTTTAAGGTATGGAGTTTCTCCACATCCTGGACAAGCACCGTGGAATTCGAATAATGGTTGAGCAAATTGAGATCCTTTTACAGTATCTTTAGACATTAAGTCGCTTCTGTATTCAACATTGTTGAATAGGTATCCAGCTTTTCTGTCTTCTCCAGCCTCTAGAGAATCAGCAATAGGTTTCATAACTAGAGCTTTTTCTTTAGCAGGACATGTATTAGCACAAGATCCACATCCAGTACAATCTAGAGCAGAAACTTGCATTCTATATTCAAATCCTTCTAATCCTTTTCCAATTGGTTTTATAGTTTTTAATTCAACTGGAGAAGCTGCTTTTTCTTCAGCAGTCATTAAGAATGGTCTTAAAACTGCGTGAGGACATACATATGAACATTGGTTACATTGGATACAGTTTTCAGCAATCCATACAGGAACGTGAACTGCGATTCCTCTTTTTTCGAAAGCAGAAGTTCCGTTTTCAAAAGTACCATCTTCGTATCCATCAAATGCAGATACTGGTAAGTCATATCCTTTTATAGCATTAACTGGTTTAGCAATTCTTTCTACGAATTTCTCAGTTTTAGTCATTTCGCTGCTGCAAGTTCCACAACAACAGTTTTCATGTTCGTGTCCTGAGCAATCACAAGTAACATCAAGATCAGCCCAAGCTGGATCTACTGGAACTTCGATTAATCCTTCTGCTCCTTTATCGATAGCGCTATAGTTCATTTGAACGATATCGTCACCTTTTTTAGCATAAGATTTTTTAGCGTAGTCTTTCATATATTGTTGAGCTTCTTCAAATGGAATGATATCAGCTAGTTTGAAGAAAGCAGCTTGCATGATTGTATTAGTTCTTTGTCCTAATCCAATTTCTTCAGCTAGAGCAGTAGCGTTGATTATGAATAATCTAGCTCCATTTTTAGCTAAATCTTTTTTAACTTTAGCTGGGATTTCTTTTACAGCTTCTTCTGGAGACCAAATACAGTTGATCAAGAAAGATCCACCTTTTCTGATTCCTGAAGTCATATCATATAGATGTAAGTAAGCTGGTACTGAACAAGCAACGAAACTTGGGTTAGAAATTAGGTAACTTGCTTTGATAGGAGTTTTTCCAAATCTTAAGTGAGATCTAGTAACTCCTCCTGATTTTTTAGAGTCATATGCGAAGTATCCTTGAGCATATAAATCAGTTTTGTCTCCAATGATTTTGATAGAGTTTTTGTTAGCTCCAACTGTACCGTCAGCTCCAAGTCCAAAGAATAGACATTCTTTAACGTCTGGGCTAGTAACAGATATAGGTGCTCCAACTTCTAGTGAAGTGAAAGTAACGTCATCAACGATACCAACAGTAAATTTATTTTTAGGTTGATCTAATTTTAAGTTTTCAAATACTGCAACTACTTGAGCAGGTGTAGTATCTTTAGAAGATAGTCCATATCTTCCTCCAACGATTACTGGAGCGTTTTCTTTTCCGTAGAAAATAGATTGGATATCTTGTAATAAAGGTTCTCCAACTGATCCAGGTTCTTTAGTTCTATCTAATACAGCTATTTTCTTAACTGTTTTAGGGAATACATCAAAGAAATATTTTTCAGAGAATGGTCTGAATAAGTGAACAGAAACTATTCCAACTTTTTCTCCTTTAGCATTTAAATAATCAATTGTTTCTTCAGATATAGGGCAGATAGATCCCATAGCTATGATGATTCTTTCTGCATCTGGAGCTCCATAATAGTTGAAAGGTTTGTAATCTCTTCCAGTTGCTTTAGAAATTTCAGCCATGTAGTGAGCAACTACATCAGGTACTGCATCATAGAATTTATTTTGAGCTTCTCTAGCTTGGAAATAAATGTCATCATTTTCAGCAGTTCCTCTAGTTACTGGATGCTCAGGGTTAAGAGCTCTTTCTCTGAAAGCTTGAACTTCGTTCATGTCTATTAAGTTTTTGAAAACTTCATAGTCAATAACTTCTACTTTTTGAATTTCGTGAGAAGTTCTGAATCCATCAAAGAAGTGCATGAAAGGAATTCTTGTTTTGATAGCTGCTAAGTGAGCTACTCCTGCAAGGTCCATAACTTCTTGAACTGAGTTAGTTGCTAACATAGCAAATCCAGTTTGTCTAGCAGCATATATATCTTGATGGTCTCCGAAGATAGATAATGCTTGAGCAGATAGTGCTCTTGCTGATACATGGATAACTCCTGGAAGAAGTTCTCCAGCTATTTTATACATGTTAGGTATTTTTAATAATAATCCTTGAGAAGCAGTATAAGTTGTTGTTAGTGCTCCTGCTTGTAAAGACCCGTGTACAGTTCCAGCAGCTCCTGCTTCAGATTGCATTTCTACTACTTTTACTGGTACTCCGAAAATATTTTTCATTCCTTTTGAAGCCCATTCATCTGTGTATTCTGCCATTGGAGATGATGGAGTGATTGGGTAGATTCCAGCTACTTCTGTGAACGCATATGAAGCGTACGCAGCAGCTTGGTTACCGTCCATAGTCTGCATTTTTTTAACCATTACAATATCCTCCTATAATTTTAAAGTATTTTAAAAAAATTACTCTACTATATATTTTAAATCATTATTAAAATTTGTCAATTATAAATTCACTTTTTTTTGATATTTTTTAACAAATTATTTTCCTGCAACAATTTTATAAGTATCTCTAGCTATTACAAGCTCTTCATTTGTAGGTATTTTATAAACTAAAACTTTAGAATCTTCAGTAGAAAGTTTTACATTTCCTTTTTTTCTAACTGAGTTAACTTCTTTATCAATCTTTGCTCCCATGAATTCAAGTCCACTGATTACAGATTCTCTTATTCCAGCAGCATTTTCTCCAATTCCTCCAGCGAAGCAGATTGCGTCTACTCCACCCATAGCAGCAGCATAAGCTCCTATGTAAGATTTGATTTTGTAGATAAACATTTCTTCAGCAAGTATAGCTCTTTCGTCTCCTTCAGCTACACCGTTTTCCATATCTCTACAGTCAGAAGATTTTCCATAGATTCCCAATATTCCAGATTCTTTGTTTAATCTGTTATCCATTTCTTTATCAGTTAATCCTCTTTTGTTTTTGATGAATAGAACAGCAGCAGGATCGATATCTCCACATCTAGTTCCCATCATAAGACCTTGTAATGGAGTAAGTCCCATTGAAGTGTCTACGCATTTTCCATCTACTACAGCAGACATAGAGGCTCCGTTTCCTAAGTGGCAAACAATTATTTTAGAGTGCTCAGGATTTCCCATGATCTCTCTCATTGTTTCAGAAACATAAAGATGAGATGTTCCGTGGAATCCATATTTTCTAACTTTTAAATCTTTGTAATCTTCATATGGTAAAGCATACATATATGCTTTTGCTGGCATTGTTTGATGGAATGCAGTATCAAAAACTCCTACATTAGGTTTACCAGGCATAAGAGCCATGCAAGTTCTAACACCCATTAAGTTAGCTGGGTTGTGTAGAGGTGCAAGGTCATTGTTTTCTTCAACAGCTTTCATAACATCTTCATTTAATAATACTGATGAAGCAAATGTTTCTCCACCATGTACCATTCTATGTCCGATAGCTCCAACTTCTTCAACAGAAGCGATAACTCCGTTTTCTTTATCAACTATAGCGTTGATTACTAATTCTAATGCTTCTTTATGAGTAGGCATAGGTTTTTTGATTTCGATTTCAAAATCTTTAGCAGGTACTTCATATTCCATTCTAGAACCATCAATTCCGATTCTTTCACAAAGTCCTTTTGCAAATACTTCTTTAGTTTCAGGGTTCATCAATTGATATTTTAATGATGAACTTCCACAGTTTATTACTAAAACTTTCATTATACGTTTAACCTCCAAGATTATATTTTTTTATTATTCAGCTGCTTGAACTGCTGTAATTGCTACTAGGTTTACGATGTCATCTACTGAACATCCTCTTGATAAGTCATTGATAGGAGATGCAAGTCCTTGAATTAATGGACCATAAGCATTAGCACCAGCTAATCTTTGAACTAGTTTGTATCCAATGTTTCCAGCTGCAAGGTTAGGGAAAACTAATATGTTAGCACTTCCAGCAACTTTAGACTCAGGACATTTTTTCATTGCTACTGATTTAACGATAGCAGCATCAGCCTGTATCTCAGCTTCGTAAGGGAATGTAACTCCTCTTTCTTTTAAGATATTTCCAGCTTCTTTTACTACATCGATATCAGGGTGGTTTGCAGAACCTTTAGTTGAGAAAGTCATTAAAGCAACTTTTCCCTCCATTCCTACTACATTTTTAGCAGTAACAACTGAAGCTTCAGCAATATCTGCTAATTGCTCAGAAGTTGGAACTGGGATAACTGAACAGTCTCCAAATAGTAAAACTTCTCCATAAGTTTCTTGTCTTTCTGTAAGTTCCATAACAAACATAGAAGAAACAGTTTTTATTCCAGGTTTAGTTCCTATGATTTGTAGTCCAGCTCTTAATACATCAGCTGTAGGTGAATCTGATCCAGATACCATAGCATCAGCATCTTTCATTTTTACCATCATAGCTCCATAGAAGTTAGAATCAGTTGACATGATTTCTTTAGCTTTTTCAAAAGTCATTCCTTTTTTTGCTCTTAATTCAGCAAATTTAGTTGCATATTCGTCTAATTTTGGAGAATTAGCGATTTCGATTATTTCTACACCTTTTAAAGATATTCCTAAGTCGTTAGCAACTCTTTCCATATCTTCTTTAATTCCTAAAACTACAGGTTTAGCTACTCCTAATTCAACTATTTTAGCCGCAGCAGTAACTACTCTTTCATCTTTTCCTTCTGGTAATACAACTGTTTTACCAACTGTTCTTGCTTTTTCTCTTATTTTAACTAAAAAACTCAAAACAATCACTTCCTTAATATTATTTATTTTTTATCTTTTTATCTTTTCATGTTCAGAGGACATACTTATCCCTTAAGTGTTAAATATATACTAACAAATTTTAACTATAATTACAATTAATTTTGAAAAACATATACAAAATAAAAGTATATTATTAGTCGAATATAGCTTGTATATATTCTTTTGCATCAAACTTCCTTAAATCTTCAATCTTTTCGCCTACTCCAATAAACTTAATTGGTTTTTTAATCTCTTCAGATATACTGAACACAATCCCCCCTTTAGCAGTTCCATCTAATTTAGTTATTATGAAACCAGTTAAATCAGTTACTTCATTGAAAACTTTTGCTTGTGAAAGTCCATTCTGACCAGTGGTACCATCTATTACCAGAATAGATTCATAATGCTGATCACCTAATTTTTTCTTAATGATATTATGAATTTTTTCTAATTCTTTCATTAAGTTATTTTTATTATGAAGCCTTCCAGCAGTGTCTATGATAGCTATATCTGCTCCCCTTGCTTCAGCAGCGGCAAGGGTATCAAAGACAACAGCCCCAGGATCAGAACCTTGTGTACTTTTAACTATTTCAGCACCAGATCTTTTTGCCCATTCTTCAAGCTGTTCAATTGCAGCAGCTCTAAATGTATCACCAGCACCTAGTATAACTTTTTTACCATCTTTTACGAATTTAGAAGCTAGTTTACCAATAGTAGTAGTTTTTCCTACTCCATTTACACCAACTACAAGAATAACATTTAATTTACCATCTTCTATAACTATATCATTTCCCTCTTTGATAAGGAAACCTTCCATAACTTCTTTTAAGACAGGATAAATATCCTTAGGATCTTTTATTCCTCTCTTTTTTACTTCTTTTTCTAAAGCACCAACTATTTTTACTGTCATATCCATACCAATATCAGACTGGATAAGGATATCTTCTAACTCTTCATACATTTCAAAATCTATTACACTTCTTCCTAAGATAAAAGATTTTAACTTACCAAATAATCCCTCTCTAGATTTAAAAAGTTTATCTTTGAGGGAAGTAAAAAATCCTTTGCTCTCCTCTTCTTTTTTTATTTCTGGAATAGGGTCTTTTAACTCTTCCATTTTTTCTTCAAGTACAGGTTCAGTTAAATCTTCCTCTTTTTCTTCAGGAATAGATTCGATTATTTCTTTTTCTATTTCAAGTTCTGATTTTTCTTTATTTTCTTCAAGAATTTCAGAGATTTCAACACCAGCAACAGTGACATTACTCTTCTCTTCTTCATTCTTATCTTTCTTAAAAAGTTTGCTGAAAAAACCCATTTATTATGTCCTCCTAAAAATAACTTCTTTTCATTAATTTTACCATACTTTATACAGTTTTTCAATTTAAAAGAGTGAAAATGAATCCAAATGTGAGCATTTTTCTTTCTTTGCACAGTGAAATAAAAAAATAACACTGGCTATAAAATTTTTAATTTCATAGAACAGTGTTATTATAAATATTATAATTTAGTTAAAATATTTCTTACAGCTAATATTCCCATTACAGCAGCAATGTTCAATCCGCTTCCATAACCAGAACTGTCTCCAGCAGCATAAAGACCTTTTATACTTGTTTCCATCTCTTTAGTTATTTCTATTCTTGTACTTCTGAATTTTATTTCTGGAAAATAAAGTAAAAGATCACCAGAAGCAAATCCAGGAGTAATTTTATCAAGAACTTCAATAAATTCCATTATATTGTCTAGAAGTCTTTGAGGACATGCCAGAGCAATATCTCCAGCAACATAATCTTCAGTAGTTGGAATAATATTTAATCTTGAAAGTTTTTCATCAGTTGATCTTCTTCCAGCTTTTAAGTCTATA
Coding sequences within it:
- the nifJ gene encoding pyruvate:ferredoxin (flavodoxin) oxidoreductase, with the translated sequence MVKKMQTMDGNQAAAYASYAFTEVAGIYPITPSSPMAEYTDEWASKGMKNIFGVPVKVVEMQSEAGAAGTVHGSLQAGALTTTYTASQGLLLKIPNMYKIAGELLPGVIHVSARALSAQALSIFGDHQDIYAARQTGFAMLATNSVQEVMDLAGVAHLAAIKTRIPFMHFFDGFRTSHEIQKVEVIDYEVFKNLIDMNEVQAFRERALNPEHPVTRGTAENDDIYFQAREAQNKFYDAVPDVVAHYMAEISKATGRDYKPFNYYGAPDAERIIIAMGSICPISEETIDYLNAKGEKVGIVSVHLFRPFSEKYFFDVFPKTVKKIAVLDRTKEPGSVGEPLLQDIQSIFYGKENAPVIVGGRYGLSSKDTTPAQVVAVFENLKLDQPKNKFTVGIVDDVTFTSLEVGAPISVTSPDVKECLFFGLGADGTVGANKNSIKIIGDKTDLYAQGYFAYDSKKSGGVTRSHLRFGKTPIKASYLISNPSFVACSVPAYLHLYDMTSGIRKGGSFLINCIWSPEEAVKEIPAKVKKDLAKNGARLFIINATALAEEIGLGQRTNTIMQAAFFKLADIIPFEEAQQYMKDYAKKSYAKKGDDIVQMNYSAIDKGAEGLIEVPVDPAWADLDVTCDCSGHEHENCCCGTCSSEMTKTEKFVERIAKPVNAIKGYDLPVSAFDGYEDGTFENGTSAFEKRGIAVHVPVWIAENCIQCNQCSYVCPHAVLRPFLMTAEEKAASPVELKTIKPIGKGLEGFEYRMQVSALDCTGCGSCANTCPAKEKALVMKPIADSLEAGEDRKAGYLFNNVEYRSDLMSKDTVKGSQFAQPLFEFHGACPGCGETPYLKAITQLFGDRMMIANATGCSSIYSGSAPATPYTTNKNGHGPSWASSLFEDNAEFGMGMHVAVEAMRDRLQNIMEVNMDKVPAEVAELFKEWIENRSSAAKTQEVSAKIIAALEGKDCEICKEILSLKQYLIKKSQWIFGGDGWAYDIGYGGVDHVLASNEDINIVVLDTEVYSNTGGQASKSTPTGAIAKFAAAGKSVKKKDLAAIAMSYGHIYVAQVCMGANQQQYLKALKEAEAYNGPSLIIAYAPCINHGLKKGMSKVQNEMKLATECGYWPIFRYNPTLEAEGKNPLQIDSKEPNWDKYEEYLLGEVRYATLSKANPAHAKELFELNKFEAQRRWRQYNRLASMDFASEKK
- a CDS encoding acetate/propionate family kinase, which codes for MKVLVINCGSSSLKYQLMNPETKEVFAKGLCERIGIDGSRMEYEVPAKDFEIEIKKPMPTHKEALELVINAIVDKENGVIASVEEVGAIGHRMVHGGETFASSVLLNEDVMKAVEENNDLAPLHNPANLMGVRTCMALMPGKPNVGVFDTAFHQTMPAKAYMYALPYEDYKDLKVRKYGFHGTSHLYVSETMREIMGNPEHSKIIVCHLGNGASMSAVVDGKCVDTSMGLTPLQGLMMGTRCGDIDPAAVLFIKNKRGLTDKEMDNRLNKESGILGIYGKSSDCRDMENGVAEGDERAILAEEMFIYKIKSYIGAYAAAMGGVDAICFAGGIGENAAGIRESVISGLEFMGAKIDKEVNSVRKKGNVKLSTEDSKVLVYKIPTNEELVIARDTYKIVAGK
- the pta gene encoding phosphate acetyltransferase, translated to MSFLVKIREKARTVGKTVVLPEGKDERVVTAAAKIVELGVAKPVVLGIKEDMERVANDLGISLKGVEIIEIANSPKLDEYATKFAELRAKKGMTFEKAKEIMSTDSNFYGAMMVKMKDADAMVSGSDSPTADVLRAGLQIIGTKPGIKTVSSMFVMELTERQETYGEVLLFGDCSVIPVPTSEQLADIAEASVVTAKNVVGMEGKVALMTFSTKGSANHPDIDVVKEAGNILKERGVTFPYEAEIQADAAIVKSVAMKKCPESKVAGSANILVFPNLAAGNIGYKLVQRLAGANAYGPLIQGLASPINDLSRGCSVDDIVNLVAITAVQAAE